The Shewanella sp. NFH-SH190041 genome has a window encoding:
- the panC gene encoding pantoate--beta-alanine ligase: protein MITSANISEIRAQVKAWHAQGETVAFVPTMGNLHQGHITLVREACHRADHVVVSIFVNPLQFGQHEDLDAYPRTLNEDKLALAEAGAGLLFTPTPQIIYPRGLDAQTYVEVPGISDELCGQTRPGHFRGVATVVCKLFNLVQPDMALFGKKDYQQLQVIRTMVEDLSIPVDIIGIDTVREPSGLAMSSRNGYLTAEEKALAPALKRTLDNLAAAVKTAMPIPQAIAQAKAALADAGLRPDYLEIRNAHNLAPVTDTDTALVILAAAYLGKARLIDNLEFSR from the coding sequence ATGATTACCAGTGCCAATATTTCTGAAATCCGTGCCCAGGTGAAAGCCTGGCACGCCCAAGGTGAAACCGTGGCCTTTGTGCCTACCATGGGAAATCTGCATCAGGGACATATCACCCTAGTGCGTGAAGCCTGTCATCGGGCTGACCATGTGGTGGTCTCCATTTTCGTCAACCCACTACAATTTGGTCAGCACGAAGATTTGGATGCCTACCCCCGCACGCTCAATGAAGATAAGCTGGCACTGGCAGAAGCTGGTGCCGGACTGCTATTTACACCCACGCCACAAATCATCTATCCCCGCGGCTTAGATGCGCAGACCTATGTTGAGGTGCCCGGGATCAGTGACGAGCTATGCGGCCAAACCCGGCCGGGGCATTTCCGAGGCGTTGCCACCGTAGTCTGTAAACTCTTCAATCTGGTGCAGCCAGATATGGCACTGTTTGGTAAAAAGGATTACCAACAGCTACAGGTGATCCGCACCATGGTAGAAGATCTGTCCATACCGGTAGATATTATCGGTATTGATACTGTGCGTGAGCCTTCCGGCCTGGCGATGAGTTCACGTAATGGTTATCTCACCGCAGAAGAAAAAGCCTTAGCGCCTGCGCTAAAACGTACGCTGGATAATCTGGCTGCTGCGGTTAAAACTGCCATGCCCATCCCTCAAGCCATTGCACAGGCAAAAGCGGCACTGGCTGATGCCGGACTGCGTCCTGACTATCTAGAGATCCGCAACGCTCACAATTTAGCACCGGTGACGGACACAGATACCGCCCTGGTTATCCTTGCTGCGGCTTATCTGGGAAAAGCCCGCCTAATTGATAATTTGGAGTTCAGCCGTTAA
- the mpl gene encoding UDP-N-acetylmuramate:L-alanyl-gamma-D-glutamyl-meso-diaminopimelate ligase: MHVHILGICGTFMGGLALLAREMGHRVTGSDANVYPPMSTQLEQQGIGLIQGFDPTQLDDTPDLVVIGNAMSRGNPCVEAVLNRGLPYTSGPQFLADHILPGKWVLAVSGTHGKTSTASMLAWILEDCGYQPGFLIGGVPQNFGVSARLGQTDFFVVEADEYDSAFFDKRSKFVHYHPRTLVINNLEFDHADIFDDLHAIERQFHHLVRTVPGQGKIIWPSHSEAVQRVMAMGCWSEQETLNADGDGSGWSLQALAEDGHHFAISLDGQLQGEMSWELIGRHNMENALMAVAAARHVGVSPHAAMAALEQFMPPKRRLEQLGCIDGVTLYDDFAHHPTAIATTLQALRAKVGDAPITVVLEPRSNTMKRGVYKDSLAGAMALADRALLFQGEAVQWDLHSVMAGAPLPVQVFDAIEPLVTELADTAVAGEHIVVMSNGGFGGIHGKILAALKDRAK; encoded by the coding sequence ATGCACGTACATATTCTTGGGATCTGTGGCACCTTTATGGGCGGGCTGGCTTTGCTGGCCCGAGAAATGGGCCACAGGGTGACCGGGTCGGATGCCAATGTTTATCCACCTATGAGTACTCAGTTGGAACAGCAGGGTATCGGTCTTATTCAGGGTTTTGACCCGACGCAGTTGGATGATACCCCGGATTTAGTGGTGATTGGCAATGCCATGAGCCGAGGTAATCCCTGTGTTGAAGCTGTGCTCAACCGTGGTTTGCCCTATACCTCAGGCCCCCAGTTTCTTGCCGACCATATCCTGCCGGGTAAATGGGTATTGGCGGTATCGGGTACCCACGGCAAAACCTCGACCGCCAGTATGCTGGCTTGGATTTTAGAAGATTGCGGCTATCAGCCCGGCTTTCTGATCGGCGGCGTGCCGCAAAATTTTGGCGTGTCAGCCCGCTTGGGGCAAACCGATTTCTTTGTGGTGGAAGCCGATGAATACGACAGTGCCTTTTTTGATAAACGCTCCAAATTTGTCCATTACCATCCTCGCACTTTAGTGATCAATAACCTGGAGTTTGACCATGCTGATATCTTTGATGATCTGCATGCGATTGAGCGCCAGTTTCACCATTTAGTCCGTACCGTCCCCGGACAGGGCAAGATTATCTGGCCATCCCATAGTGAAGCGGTACAACGTGTGATGGCCATGGGCTGTTGGAGTGAGCAAGAAACCCTGAATGCCGACGGGGATGGCTCTGGCTGGTCACTGCAGGCGTTGGCCGAAGATGGTCATCACTTTGCAATATCCCTTGATGGTCAGTTACAAGGAGAGATGAGCTGGGAGCTGATAGGCCGACATAATATGGAAAATGCGTTGATGGCGGTAGCTGCTGCCCGGCATGTCGGCGTGAGTCCCCATGCCGCAATGGCTGCCCTTGAGCAATTTATGCCCCCTAAGCGACGACTGGAGCAACTGGGCTGCATTGATGGTGTGACCTTATATGATGATTTTGCCCATCACCCCACAGCGATAGCCACTACGCTGCAGGCATTGCGAGCCAAGGTGGGGGATGCGCCGATTACCGTGGTGCTTGAACCGAGATCCAATACCATGAAACGGGGTGTTTATAAGGATTCGCTGGCTGGCGCCATGGCGCTGGCAGATAGGGCGCTATTGTTCCAAGGCGAGGCGGTGCAGTGGGATTTGCACAGCGTGATGGCCGGTGCGCCGTTGCCGGTACAGGTATTTGATGCCATTGAGCCGCTGGTAACTGAGTTGGCTGATACCGCTGTGGCAGGTGAGCATATTGTGGTGATGAGTAATGGCGGCTTTGGTGGCATTCACGGCAAGATATTGGCCGCACTGAAGGACAGAGCAAAATGA
- the hpt gene encoding hypoxanthine phosphoribosyltransferase, with amino-acid sequence MKHTIEEMISTAEINDKLDELAEKINAHYQNSERLLMVGLLKGSAVFMADLCRRINGHVEIDFMAVSSYGNAMTSSRDVKILKDVQSDISGRDVLIVEDLIDSGNTLQKVREMLLLREPKSLALCTLLDKPERREVDVPVDFVGFTIPDEFIVGYGIDFAERYRNLPYIAKVIPQE; translated from the coding sequence ATGAAACATACCATTGAAGAGATGATTTCTACCGCTGAGATCAACGATAAGCTGGATGAATTGGCAGAGAAGATCAATGCCCACTATCAAAACAGCGAACGTCTGTTGATGGTTGGTCTGCTGAAGGGATCGGCTGTTTTTATGGCGGATTTGTGCCGTCGGATTAACGGCCATGTTGAAATCGATTTTATGGCTGTTTCCAGCTATGGCAATGCCATGACCAGTTCACGGGATGTGAAAATCCTCAAGGATGTGCAATCCGATATCTCTGGCCGTGACGTACTGATTGTGGAAGATTTGATTGACTCAGGTAATACCCTGCAGAAAGTCCGTGAGATGCTGCTGTTGCGCGAGCCTAAGAGTTTGGCGCTGTGTACATTGCTGGATAAGCCAGAACGCCGGGAAGTGGATGTGCCGGTAGACTTTGTTGGCTTTACCATCCCTGATGAATTTATTGTTGGCTACGGCATCGATTTCGCAGAACGTTACCGCAACCTGCCCTATATCGCCAAAGTGATTCCACAGGAATAA
- a CDS encoding flavin prenyltransferase UbiX: MSHSHYGSLNAPENFGERAVSLAWTGASGAPYGLTLLQCLLQQGIHVYLMISSAARVVLATEQGLKLSSHPHKAAEQLHKQLGSLPGRLTVLGKEEWFSPPASGSGAPRQMVICPCSTGTLAAVATGMSNNLLERAADVVLKERGQLILVPREMPFNAIHLAHMLSLTRMGAVVMPASPGFYHHPQTVQDLVDFVVARILDHLGVNHELTDRWGYSPSLQPTGDDN, encoded by the coding sequence ATGAGTCACAGTCATTACGGCAGCTTGAATGCGCCGGAGAATTTCGGCGAGCGGGCTGTCAGTCTGGCTTGGACCGGTGCATCCGGTGCCCCTTATGGGTTAACGCTGCTGCAATGCCTGTTGCAGCAGGGTATACATGTTTATCTGATGATTTCCAGTGCCGCTCGGGTAGTCTTGGCCACTGAGCAGGGGTTAAAGCTGAGCAGTCACCCCCATAAAGCTGCGGAGCAACTCCACAAACAGCTTGGGTCACTGCCGGGACGATTGACGGTATTAGGCAAAGAAGAATGGTTTTCACCTCCGGCGTCCGGCAGTGGTGCTCCGCGCCAAATGGTGATTTGCCCTTGTTCGACCGGTACCTTGGCCGCCGTTGCCACTGGGATGAGTAACAATTTGTTGGAGCGGGCGGCGGATGTGGTGCTCAAAGAGCGCGGACAGCTTATCTTGGTGCCACGGGAAATGCCGTTTAATGCTATCCACCTAGCGCATATGCTGAGCCTTACCCGAATGGGCGCTGTGGTTATGCCTGCATCACCTGGTTTTTATCACCATCCCCAAACAGTGCAGGATCTGGTAGACTTCGTGGTCGCCCGGATTTTGGATCATCTGGGTGTCAATCATGAATTAACCGACCGGTGGGGATATTCTCCATCCCTACAACCTACCGGCGATGACAATTGA
- a CDS encoding ABC transporter ATP-binding protein, giving the protein MSQQALVLENLRKTYKGGVEAVQGINLTVEQGDFFALLGPNGAGKSTTIGIISALVHKTAGRVTVFGYDTDRELERAKLCIGLVPQEFNFNQFETVLQIVVNQAGFYGVPRGEALIRAEKYLTELDLWQKRHAQARQLSGGMKRRLMIARALMHNPQLLILDEPTAGVDIELRRSMWDFLKQLNKSGVTIILTTHYLEEAEMLCRNIGIIDKGQLVECTSMKQLLSQLNVETFILDLRHACAQAPELGDIRCQLLDERTLEVEIAKDHSLNDLFAQLTAQGLDVVSMRNKSNRLEELFVNLVERAKQERAA; this is encoded by the coding sequence ATGTCACAGCAGGCGCTGGTACTCGAAAACCTGAGAAAAACATACAAAGGCGGGGTAGAAGCGGTGCAGGGAATTAACCTCACCGTTGAACAAGGGGATTTCTTTGCCTTGCTGGGCCCTAATGGTGCCGGTAAGTCCACTACTATCGGTATTATCAGTGCCTTGGTGCATAAGACTGCCGGGCGGGTGACTGTATTTGGCTATGATACTGACCGGGAGTTAGAGCGAGCCAAGCTCTGCATTGGCCTGGTGCCCCAGGAATTTAACTTTAATCAGTTTGAAACTGTGTTGCAGATCGTCGTCAATCAGGCCGGCTTTTACGGGGTTCCCCGTGGTGAAGCATTAATCCGCGCTGAAAAGTATCTGACAGAACTGGATCTGTGGCAAAAACGTCATGCGCAGGCACGGCAGTTGTCCGGTGGGATGAAGCGTCGACTGATGATCGCCAGGGCATTGATGCACAATCCACAGTTATTGATTTTGGATGAACCGACTGCCGGGGTGGATATTGAGCTGCGCCGCTCCATGTGGGATTTTCTCAAACAGCTGAATAAATCAGGGGTGACGATTATTTTGACCACCCATTATCTGGAAGAGGCTGAGATGTTGTGCCGCAATATCGGCATTATTGATAAAGGCCAGCTGGTGGAGTGTACCTCCATGAAGCAATTGCTCAGTCAGCTGAATGTGGAAACCTTTATTTTGGATTTGCGCCATGCCTGTGCGCAGGCTCCGGAATTAGGGGATATTCGTTGCCAATTATTGGATGAGCGCACGCTGGAAGTGGAAATTGCCAAGGATCACAGCCTTAACGATCTGTTTGCGCAATTGACAGCGCAGGGGCTGGATGTGGTGTCGATGCGCAATAAGAGTAACCGGCTGGAAGAGCTGTTTGTGAATCTGGTAGAGCGGGCAAAACAGGAGCGGGCCGCATGA
- a CDS encoding ABC transporter permease — MTGLYFTAFKSILIKEINRFTRIWVQTLVPPAITMTLYFLIFGNLVGRRIGEMGGVSYMEFIAPGLIMMSVITNSYSNVASSFYSAKFQRNLEELMVAPVPHYVMIAGYVFGGVARGLCVGLIVTLVALFFVDIHLQHPLLVALTVLLTSILFSLGGLINAVFAKSFDDISIIPTFVLTPLTYLGGVFYSLSLLPPLWQGISALNPVVYMINVFRYGFLGTADISVPLSLAIMVAFCIGLWSVAYYLVSRGIGLRT, encoded by the coding sequence ATGACCGGGCTGTATTTTACGGCATTTAAAAGTATTTTAATTAAAGAAATCAATCGTTTTACTCGTATTTGGGTGCAGACGCTGGTGCCGCCTGCCATCACGATGACGCTGTATTTTCTGATTTTCGGCAATTTAGTGGGGCGGCGTATCGGTGAAATGGGCGGTGTCTCTTATATGGAGTTTATCGCTCCGGGGCTGATCATGATGTCGGTGATCACCAACTCTTACTCTAATGTGGCATCGTCATTTTATAGCGCTAAATTCCAGCGTAATTTAGAAGAGCTGATGGTGGCACCTGTGCCCCACTATGTGATGATTGCCGGTTATGTGTTTGGCGGGGTTGCCCGAGGACTGTGTGTTGGGCTGATTGTGACCTTAGTAGCGTTGTTTTTTGTCGATATTCATCTGCAACATCCGTTGCTGGTGGCGCTGACTGTGCTACTAACCTCGATATTGTTTTCTTTAGGCGGCCTGATTAATGCGGTATTTGCCAAGAGTTTTGATGATATCAGCATTATTCCGACCTTTGTGCTGACGCCGCTGACTTATCTGGGCGGGGTGTTTTACTCTCTTTCCCTGCTACCACCGCTATGGCAGGGCATTTCCGCCCTGAATCCTGTGGTGTATATGATTAACGTGTTTCGCTACGGTTTTCTCGGTACTGCGGACATTAGCGTGCCGCTATCGCTGGCGATTATGGTGGCCTTTTGTATTGGGCTGTGGTCGGTGGCTTACTATCTGGTATCTCGCGGTATTGGCCTGCGGACTTAA